The following coding sequences lie in one Catharus ustulatus isolate bCatUst1 chromosome 5, bCatUst1.pri.v2, whole genome shotgun sequence genomic window:
- the LIAS gene encoding lipoyl synthase, mitochondrial: MSLLLPWGRCGAAAARGLLVPRGRARVSGSHLCNQYGTSGSLPGDKKEFLQNGPDLQDFVSGDLSDKSTWAEYKGNLKREKGERLHLPPWLKTKIPMGKNYNKLKNTLRSLNLHTVCEEARCPNIGECWGGGEYATATATIMLMGDTCTRGCRFCSVKTARNPPPLDPQEPYNTAKAIAEWGLDYVVLTSVDRDDLPDGGAEHFAKTVLHLKERNPKILVECLTPDFRGDLKAVERVAVSGLDVYAHNVETVPALQRKVRDPRANFEQSVRVLKHAKEVQPGVISKTSIMLGLGETDEQIYSTMKLLREADVDCLTLGQYMQPTKRHLKVEEYITPEKFKYWEKVGNDLGFHYTASGPLVRSSYKAGEFFLKNLVEKRKTKAI; the protein is encoded by the exons GTGTCAGGGAGCCATTTGTGTAACCAGTATGGAACATCAGGTTCTTTGCCAGGGGATAAAAAAGAGTTCCTGCAAAATGGACCAGACTTACAGGACTTTGTCTCTGGAGATCTGTCAGACAAGAGCACATGGGCTGAGTATAAAGGCAATTTAAAGcgtgagaaaggagaaag GCTGCATCTTCCTCCATGGCTGAAAACAAAGATACCCATGGGGAAGAACTACAATAAACTAAAGAATACCTTGAGAAGTTTAAATCTTCATACG GTATGTGAAGAAGCACGTTGTCCCAACATTGGAGAGtgctggggaggtggggaaTATGCCACAGCGACAGCTACTATTATG CTGATGGGTGACACGTGCACCAGAGGCTGCAGATTTTGTTCAGTGAAGACTGCAAGAAACCCCCCTCCGCTGGATCCACAGGAGCCTTACAACACAGCCAAGGCCATCGCGGAGTGGGGCTTGGACTACGTGGTGCTGACGTCCGTGGACAGAGACG ATTTGCCTGATGGTGGGGCAGAACACTTCGCAAAGACGGTCTTGCATCTGAAAGAAAG GAATCCAAAAATCCTGGTGGAATGCCTAACTCCCGATTTCCGAGGGGACCTTAAGGCAGTGGAGAGAGTCGCCGTGTCGGGGCTGGATGTGTATGCCCACAACGTGGAGACGGTGCCGGCACTGCAGAG GAAGGTCCGCGACCCCCGAGCCAACTTCGAGCAGTCAGTCCGTGTGCTGAAACACGCCAAAGAGGTCCAGCCCGGCGTCATTTCCAAAACCTCCATTATGCTGGGGCTAGGCGAGACGGACGAACAAATATATTCCACAATGAAAT tatTGCGGGAAGCAGATGTAGATTGTTTGACTCTAGGACAGTATATGCAACCAACAAAACGTCATCTAAAG GTTGAAGAGTACATAACTCCTGAGAAGTTTAAGTACTGGGAAAAAGTAGGAAATGATCTTGGATTCCATTACACTGCTAGTGGGCCTTTAGTGCGTTCCTCCTATAAAGCAG gTGAATTCTTCTTGAAGAATTtagtggaaaaaagaaagacaaaagccATCTGA